The genome window AGTAGTAAGCTCTGTTAAGAGTAAACTGCATGAAGCTGAAGAAGAATTTGTTGATGATGCGGAACACGCTTAAACAATATTCTTATTAATGAGTTATTATAAGTAGTTCTGCATATTTATGATCAGAACAAGCTAAAGTTTAATTACCAATGGAGGAGAAGAAAGAAAAGAATATTGAGGAGTTGTTCTCGGAGGCTAAGACCTACGTGGATACCCGGATAGAATACGCACGGCTGGTGTTAATTAAAAGGTCTGCCAAAGTATTTGCTGACTTAATTACCAATGCTATTGTGGGTGTTTGCTTTGTGCTGGCCTTTATTTTAGGGACGGTTACGCTTGCGCTCTTCTTATCTACACTTTTTGCCAGTTATACCGCTGGTTTTGGTTGTGTTGCGCTGCTTTATCTGCTTTTAGCAATTATAGTGTATGTGACTAAAGAGAAATTCATTGAGAAGGCTATTGTCAACTTCACGATCAGGAAATATTTTAAAAAACTACAGGAGGACGAAGAAGATGAGCAAAAAGTATGAAATTAATAACCTGCAAGATCTGAACGTCAGAATGATTAGTCTTAAGGTTGATTATAAGATGCAGGAGGAAATGATTAAGGATGATGTTAAGGTTTATCTTAAACAGTTTACTTTGGGTAGCCTGATTAAGAAATATGCTACGCCATCTGCGTTTTTAAAGGTTGACGATAAGCTGAATATCAGCAGCAGACTGATGTCTATGGCATTGCCTATTTTAATGAATGGGACGCTGTTTAAGGGGTCAGGTTTTATTACAAGGGCATTGGTAGGATTAGCGACGAGTAAGGTTGGTAAAACGCTGGATGCGGAACATATTTCTGCGATATTTAATACGGTGAAGGGCTTGTTCACAGGGAAAAAGAAAAAGGAAAAAAGACCGGGGTTTGTGGATTATGGGATTCCGCCTGACAGTGAGTCCTTTTAAATAAAGTTATCGTACGGCTAAAAAAAATAAGGCTGTATGGTTTGCGAACTACGCCCATCTGAAGGGATGGTCAATGTTCGTAAACCATACAGCCTTATTTTTTTTAGAGGCCTGATTTTTATGTAATGCGGTTTTGACAGGTTGGGGGGGAAAGCAGGATGGCAATGCATGGAGGAGAAATAGAAGAAGAAATAAAATGGCGAAGCGTTGAGGGAAAGAAGGGAAGAGAATATTTTGGCGAAGTATGGAGGAGAAATAAGAGATGGGGGAATAGTTTTATTTTGGTATTATTGTGTATAGACATATACTCTTATGAGAAAGCTAAAATATTTTATCGTGTTGTTCGCTTTGTTGCCGTTTGTTTCTTTTGCGCAGAAGGATGAGGGCACTTTAACTAAGATTGGGGACGCTGTTCCTGTTTTTAATTTTGAGATCCAAAAAGGAAA of Pedobacter cryoconitis contains these proteins:
- a CDS encoding phage holin family protein produces the protein MEEKKEKNIEELFSEAKTYVDTRIEYARLVLIKRSAKVFADLITNAIVGVCFVLAFILGTVTLALFLSTLFASYTAGFGCVALLYLLLAIIVYVTKEKFIEKAIVNFTIRKYFKKLQEDEEDEQKV